A window of Hordeum vulgare subsp. vulgare chromosome 5H, MorexV3_pseudomolecules_assembly, whole genome shotgun sequence genomic DNA:
ataatgcatgtttattatggtatgatgaaaccactgtataAAGCATGCACAAAGCGTAGAAGGAGCTAAATACGACGcaaattaaatattaaaagcaaGAATATTAGCAGTAACGCtggttagcagtagcgttggcttAACAGTAACGCAAATCTATCTATCCAATGACAAATCCTATGTCCTCTGTCCGTTTGAGACTATATTATTAATTGCCATCCCAGTCAAGGgcataggacaacaacaattgaatattgcttttggctcccgagctcactggaggcctttaaattcagtaaaaatttgtattttaatgtttcaaaaaattctgaaaaaaatacatagataaatgaaggtataatacacaagtgtgtaaattttcagaacaaaatacgttgaaatgagggctgtgcaaaaaagacaaatctgaggtggtttaacacatgttactattcatcacttcagaccatgaatttgtcttttttgtacggatcacgttttaaagtattttgacctaaaattttacacacatgtcggttacatccttacatacatgcatatttttttcagaattttttgaaccataaaaatttgaatttgaattttttaaaaataaaggcCTCCATGAAGCTCGGCCTGCAAAACGCTATTCTCAACAACAATCAGTTAGTATATATAGACTAGCCAAAAATTCTAACAAATCAGTTGActgcattcatgcatgttttgACTGACCCGATAAACCTCCTTCATAAAGCACTTCGTTGCCAACCAAAGACCTTACGCTGGTTGTAATGGATAGTATCATACATTAGTATCAAAAaaatatcatgcatatgatactagtgtatgataccacattcCTAATTCATAATATCATATGTTACTATCATAtgatagttcatttattgtcatgcaagacacatagtagcacatcatttaatatgatgcggtatcatgatatgatactcaacattTTCTTTCTTAATTTAATTTTGTACCACCTCATCAAAATTAACTAGTTAACATGCATAATACTACATATGATACTTTCATTACGAGCAACCTTATCGTTGCCAACCAATaaatactactacttctacttatGTGAAGGCATGTAGTACTACTTCCTACTTATGTGAAGGCATGTAGTACTACTCCTTTCGTCTTGGTTTATAAGTCACTTTACGAAAACCAAATAATATAAAAAGACAAAGACACGGTGCATTAACTTTTATCTCGTTTCTTTTTTGATTTTCATAAGATATTTTATAAACCGAGACGAGCGGAGTACTTTTATTTATGTGAAGGCATGTAGTACTAGTACTCCTACTCGTCTTCCTTGATGTATATGAGCCTCGCTGTTTcttaaaagaaaaggaaataaacatAAAGCTTACAAGCCATTTGATCCATGTGCATATCACAGACAAACACTACCTTGGGTATCTTGATGACAACAAATATTCTTCTTCTTGGCTATATTGTCTGCTGACCTCCTCCGTCCTTCCACCCTCGATCATTGCACAACTTGGTGCATCCATATCAGACATCACGACACTTTCATGGGGTACTCGAAGGTTCTCGAGTGTCATCTCCACTTGCCTCATGGTTGGTCGGTGGCCCCCTTCCATCCTCACGCATGCCGCTGCCAATAGAGCAACCTCTTCAACTATCTTGTCTCCTTCCAATACAACCTGGGGATCTAACAAACTAGCGAGGTCGCCCGTTGCGAGCAAAGCGGTGAAATATGCAACAAGGCTTTTCTCCTCAGATGATCGGTATGAGCACGGTTTTTTCCTGGTAAGCAGCTCCATGAGGAGAACGCCAAAGCAATAAACATCACTCTTCTTGGTGAGTTTTCCGGAGTAGTAGTACATGGGGTCTAGGTACCCGAATGTCCCTTGGATGGCAGTTGTGTCCCCTGTTTCATCGATCGGAATACACCTTGATGCTCCAAAGTCTGACACCTTTGCTATGAGAGTGCCATCTAATaggatgttctgagatttgatatcTCTGTGGACTATAGGGATTGACACGGCTGAGTGAAGGTAAGCGAATGCTCTCGCAGTCTCCGTGGCAATTCTCAGGCGCTCCACCCATGGCAACGATACTTCAGGCTCTTCCACATGAAGATGATCATAAAGGGTCCAGTTGGAGATGAACTCATACACCAACAGCGGCACCTCTATCTCGAGGCAGCACCCATAGAGCTTCACCACATTTCGATGGTTGATCTGCGAGAGGATGGCTACCTCGTTGATGAACTCGTTGATCTCCCTCTGGACCACAACCTTGGACTTCTTGATGGCCACAACGTGCAGGTCTGACATGATCCCTTTGTACACCGTGCCGTGCCCTCCACCGCCGATCTCTCGAGCTTTGTCGAAGTTGTTGGTGGTCTTCTCCAGCTCCACCAACGGGATGATCATCCTCTCAGCGATGTCTGCCTTTTGCGACACCAATTGCTGCAGCAGATGTCCCCTGTTTTGCCTGAAAAATTTCCTCTTCAGTACTTTTACCCTCTGCTGCTTGAGCTTCCGGATCACAAAAATGGCACCAAGTACTAGGAAAAGAAGGCCAGCACCACTGCCGATTCCTATGCTGATACTCAAACCTGAAAATGAGAGAGAAAATGTGTCATGGTCCAGGGAAAATATTCTCGTCTGAAGCAGAGCAGGGACCATTGCAATCCGTGTCACCCTGATGTTTCATCTCTCAgatgcaccatcagtggtgttacATATGCTCACCTAGGGAAGATTTGATGCAGCGATCTCTGGGATTGCCACGGGACCCGGACGGGCACCGGCATTCGTACCCTCCGGGCCTATTGGTGCACACGCCGAAGCACATGCCGGGCAGCTTGCACTCGTCGACGTCTTGGCATCCGCCGGCAAGATACGGGTTGCCCTGGTACCCTTTCCCGCACTGGCACACGTAGCCAGTGCGGTAGTGGTTGCTGACGTTGAGGCATGAGCTGAAGCTGCTCCGACACTCAGTGACCGCCTTATTCTGCGGGCAGCCCGTCGCTGTATCCTGTACTTGCTCGAGCCGATTGGAGTTCATCGCCCACTCCAGCACCACGGGGATCGCCCACTCCGAGGAGTCCAGGAGCGACTTGTTGAGCAGCCCGGCGGAGTGGTCCTCGAACCAGCCAGTCTCGGCGATGCGCACCGCGATGGGCAGCTGTTGGTACCTCTCCTGGCTCAGTTCCAGCCCCGCGAGCTGCACTCTGTAGGAAGGGCGGCCGATGGGGATGGGCGTCTGGCAGCAGCCCACACCGCCGCACGCGGCGACCTCCTCGGAGGAGATCGTGCTCCTAGACATGTCGGTGACGGGGCAGAAGGCGGAGCAGCCGACGATGACGTTGGCGATTGCCCCGAACAGCGCGGCCTGCTGGTTGCACCCCGTGACCACGAACCGGTTGCGCGTCCCCGACACCACGAACgggccggcgatggcgtcgtcTCCGAGCCCGCTCCACTCGCCGCTGGACGCGAGCCTGTCAAGGCTAGTGCCGCTGCCGCCGACAGTGAGCTTCACGGCGCCAGCGGTGTCCATGACGCGCACCGTGGAGTTGGCCAGGGAGATCTCAACGACCTCGAGGGTGCCTCCGGCGCCGCCGATGAGCAGGCGCTCTCGGCCGAGCGCCCGGTCGCAGGTGAGCTTGAAGCCCAGCAAGTAACACCCTTCCCCGATGCCGAATGGGTACGGCACGCTCACGCCAGCGCAGATGGTCGGACAGCCCGGTgcagctccggtgacccgagccACTGCCGTCGCCGAGAAGCAGAGCTGCAAGAGCAACGCCGTCAACGATGCCGCCTGCATCGCCATCTTCTATCATCTGCGGGCGTACATACCACCGATCCGCCCACCTATATAGTACGAGTAGTACATATCATTGATCCTCTCGCTTGACCAAACAGGTCATGCATCATTGTTCACGCCTTACTGagagggtgtttggatactcTCTAGTCACGTGACTAGTAGTAGTCAGACTAGAAGTTTTTAGTCAGGCCCTGTTTGGaaggtgactactactagtcagCATTAAATGTCTCTGTATTAAATTATTCTCATTTATCTCCCTTTCATTGGCGTGCCAGCATGGGAGGATGAGCCTGCAACAGGATGGGCCCGCCAATTAATTGGAGAAGAGACTTTAGTCACTTTTAGTTGGGGGTGGGGTGACTAGGGACTAAACTAGTTTTAGTCACCCATTAGTCAGGGGTGTTTGGAGGTTTACTGACTAaaggtgactactactagtctctagtctctagtctctagtgatccaaacaccctctGACTAGCCTTGTCTACTTGCAATACAAGGACATAGCAAAAAACAAAGGGGCCGATAGGCGCCGGCGTGCCGGCCTAAAGTTCCGGGAATTCTTATCCAAAAAACCACCCCATCAATTTATTTGTCAAAAAGAACCACCTATGACATGCTTTGTCAGATTGGACCCTCTCTTTCCTATCGGCACGCATGCTAGGTGTCACTTGTCACCTGCCGCCACCGCGCGGGGCGGCCGGGACCTGCCGCCAGC
This region includes:
- the LOC123452015 gene encoding wall-associated receptor kinase 2-like codes for the protein MAMQAASLTALLLQLCFSATAVARVTGAAPGCPTICAGVSVPYPFGIGEGCYLLGFKLTCDRALGRERLLIGGAGGTLEVVEISLANSTVRVMDTAGAVKLTVGGSGTSLDRLASSGEWSGLGDDAIAGPFVVSGTRNRFVVTGCNQQAALFGAIANVIVGCSAFCPVTDMSRSTISSEEVAACGGVGCCQTPIPIGRPSYRVQLAGLELSQERYQQLPIAVRIAETGWFEDHSAGLLNKSLLDSSEWAIPVVLEWAMNSNRLEQVQDTATGCPQNKAVTECRSSFSSCLNVSNHYRTGYVCQCGKGYQGNPYLAGGCQDVDECKLPGMCFGVCTNRPGGYECRCPSGSRGNPRDRCIKSSLGLSISIGIGSGAGLLFLVLGAIFVIRKLKQQRVKVLKRKFFRQNRGHLLQQLVSQKADIAERMIIPLVELEKTTNNFDKAREIGGGGHGTVYKGIMSDLHVVAIKKSKVVVQREINEFINEVAILSQINHRNVVKLYGCCLEIEVPLLVYEFISNWTLYDHLHVEEPEVSLPWVERLRIATETARAFAYLHSAVSIPIVHRDIKSQNILLDGTLIAKVSDFGASRCIPIDETGDTTAIQGTFGYLDPMYYYSGKLTKKSDVYCFGVLLMELLTRKKPCSYRSSEEKSLVAYFTALLATGDLASLLDPQVVLEGDKIVEEVALLAAACVRMEGGHRPTMRQVEMTLENLRVPHESVVMSDMDAPSCAMIEGGRTEEVSRQYSQEEEYLLSSRYPR